In Candidatus Kuenenbacteria bacterium HGW-Kuenenbacteria-1, the sequence CAAATTATTAAAAAACTGCTGATAAGAACCTGTACGATCATTAGAAACCATAGAATCTTCTTGAATCTTTAAGCCAAGAGCTGGTAAATCAAAATTAAAATTCTTTAATAAAACATCTTTCTTTTCTGATTTAAAAGAAATTTTTGCTAAAACATCTTCTATTTCTTTTTTAATTTTTTCATTATTTTTTTCATCCCATGTTGGAGCTTCAAGATTAATTACTAACCAAGAATTAGGAGAAAATTGAGTAAAATAAAAATTACTCCAATTAGTATTGCCTTGCGAAACATCATTTTTATAAATCGGCGTATAAAAAGTCAAACCTCCAATTTTTTTCTCCACTAATTTCTGACTTTGTTCATCATAAAAATAGCCACCATACTTATTAACATAGTAAAGAAAATGTTTATTATTAGTAATTGTGGGTAAAGGCAATAATTCAATTGTTAAATTATTAATCGCAATATCTTGCATTTTTTTAGTGCTTAATTGCGCGTAACGATTAGCAATATAATTTTTGATTTCATATTTTGAATCAAAATTAAAATTAAATAGATCGTCTGTGACTGCTTGATTTTTATTAATCTGATCAATATTCTTTTGATAATTAGGAAAATCAAAAATAATTGTTTTGCTCTCTATTTGTTTATTAATATTTTCTTCAATAAATTTTTGCGCTTCTTTAATATAAAGCCCATAAGCCATACCACCTTCCCAATCACTAATTGAAAAAGTGGGAATGCCAATTAATTTACCAGCTGAATTTATCATTGCGCCACCAGAATTACCGCCTGCTATTAAAGCGTCGGTTTTAATATATTGATAATCATTATATTCCATAACGCCACTAATAATGCCCTTGGTTTCGCTAATTGTGTCAGCGCCAATCCACGGATAACCAATCAAAACAGCTTCGTCTTGAGTTTTTGGAACATAATTAAAATCTGGTTCAATAGTTAAAAATTGAGAATAATCAACTTTTTGACCATTAATATCTTGAGGATCAATTTTTAAAAGAGCGACATCTAATTTGTCATCGCGGCTGATTAAAGTGGCAGTGTAATCGCAGACAGGTCTTTTGCCTTTTTCTTTTGTAAGACAGACGCTAAAAGCAGTGGCAAGCTTGCCTTTGCCATCATCAACAACATGATTATTTGAAATAATCATGCCCTCTTTATTAATAATAGAAGCGCTTCCCCAGCCTAACATTTCAACATGTTTTCCAAAAATACTTCTATAAGAAATCAGTTGAACCACTGGAGAAATGTTTATAGTTTGCTCTTGTGCTTTTAAAGGCAAACAAGAAAATAAACCAAAACTAAAAACAATAATAAATAAAGCATAGCTTGTCTTTTGCATAAATTTTTTTTTCATAAAGTTTTAAAATAAAAGTTTTTATAGATTAACATAGTTTTTTAAAAATTAAAAATAACTGCTGGGAGTAAAAATAACTGTTAAGAGTTGAACTTTGACATATTAATTATTTTATTATTATTCCACCGCCTAAACAAATATTTTTTTGATCTTTTTCTTTTGAAATTTTGGTAAGTGAATAAAAAACAGCAAATTGACCGGGAGTAATTGCTCTTTGCGGTTGATCAAAAATTATTTTTATTTTAGTTTTAGAAATATAGAAAAGTGTGGCAAGAGCTGATGATTGACGGTAGCGAATTTTAGCTTTAATACGAATTTTATTTTCAGGTAATATTCCAGAAATAAAATGGAAAGGCGAACATAAGATTTCTTTACGATATAATTTTTTTTCATTTTTGGTAATAATTAAAATATTATTTAATATATCCATATTAGCGACAAAATATGGTCCTTTTGGAAGTTTAATTCCTTTTCTTTGTCCAATAGTATAAAAATGTAAACCAAAATGTTTTCCTAAAATATTTCCTTTAGTATCTTTTATTAGCCCTTGTTTTTTACCGATTTCTTTTTCTAAAAAACATTTTATTGATTTTTTATCAATAAAACAAAAATCCTGGCTTTGTTTTTGTTTGAGAAAAAATTCAAAACCTTTTTGTACAGCCATTTTATAGATTTCTGTTTTAGTATAATTCCCCAAAGGAAAAATGATATACTTTAACCATTTTTGTGGTAAAAAAGACAAGGAATAAGTTTGATCTTTCTCTGTATCTTTGGCTGTTAAAAGTTGGTATCTTATGATTTTAGATGGTTCAACTTTGCTTGCCACAAGCTTTGGATTTTGAGTTTTGGATTTATTTGGAATTTGTAATTTTGGATTTTTGATTTTTAGTTTGCGTGCATAGTGTCCAGTGGCAACATATTTAATATTGTGTTTTTTTGCAAATTCAAAAAGTTTTTTAAATTTTAAATGACGATTGCAAATAACGCAGGGATTGGGAGTTTTGCAATTTTTTAATTCTGAAATAAAATAATTAATTACTTTTTCTTTAAAATCTTTACTAACATTTATAATGTGAAATGGAACATTTAATTTTTTACAAACATTTCGAGCGATTTTAAAAGATTCTGTGCTACAACAAGCATTTTCAATGTTTGGGGGTTGTACCCCCAAACATTGATTTTGGCATTGATATTGAGAGTCTTGCCAAGTTGCATATTTTAAAGAAACACCAATTGGTTTCCAACCTTGTTTTTTAAGTAAAACCAAAGCCATTGAAGAATCAACGCCTCCAGACATTCCAACAACAATTTGTTTTTGATTATTCATAGAAATTTATAAGATTAAATTTTTTATATTAACCATTGATTTTCTTTATAAAAAATATAAAAAATATTTTTTCAATTGTCAGGAGTGTCGGGAGTTGAATTCCCAGCAATTGTTTTTTATTATTGTCCAAAAGTCATAAAATTTGAGCTTTCGTATTTTTTTACAGCAAAATAAAATATTTTTATTGAAAGAATAAACCAAAAAATTGCGAGAATGCTGATTAATAAAAGTTTATCTAAAGAAATATTTTTTACTATTTCCACTGGTAAAGTTCCAATTAAAAGTGATGGAATTATAAATGTAAAAATAAATCTCATTATTCCTTGAAAAGCTCCACCATGAAACATTGCTGGGTTAAAAAATAATTCAAAAAGACTTTTAGCTATTGAATCAGCATCAACAAAGAAAAAACTTATTGAATAAATTATTATTACTATTGATAAAAACACAATTATTGAAATAATAATAAGTAATATTAAAAGTAAAATTTGATAAATACTTGCGTGAATAAGAAAACTATAAATACTTAAACAAGTAATTCCAAAAATTATATCACCAATTGCAGGAACACTAAATGCTGATGTAGCAGTTCTAATAAGTAAATTTTTTGGTGAAAGCATAAAACGATCAAATGCTCCTGATGCTACATAATCAGGAAGCTTTGGAATTCCTAATCCAACAGAAAATATAAAACCAAAACATAAAGCAACAAATCCTTGCAGACAAATTATATCAGCAACAGTCCAGCCCCCAATAATTCCTACTGATTTTACAAAAAATGCCCACAAAAGAATAAATGCTAGATCATTTATAATCATACCGAAAGCACTAGCTAAAAAACTTGCGCGAAGCTCAAGATTGTTTTGAATATTCTTTTTTATAGCATAAAATGCAAAATATAATTCTTTCATAAAATTTTTAGAGTTTATAACTTTATAAACTTTTAACTTTTCAACTTCCCTCATCCTCCATTTACAGAAACTCTTTTTTTTGCTTTATTAAACATAAAATAAATAATTAATCCAAGCAAAATAATCCAAAATAATTGTATTCCAATAAGTTGATACCAATTTGTTTGCCAAGTTTTATATACTGTGTGCGTTATAAATTGTGAAGCGCCAAATGGGCTATACAATGCTATGTTATACATAATTGTTGGGAATAAAGCAATTGGAAGATATGATCCGCCAAGAATCATAATTGTTTTATCAACAATCATAAATATTGGATTTATATCTTCTATCCAAAAAGATAAAAGACCAACAATTGTATATAAAAAAAGCGACAATATTATTCCACAAATAAAAGTTAAAATTAATGTTGGAATAAAAATACTAATTGTCATTGTTTCAGGAATTCCAGTAATAGAAATTAGCACAATTACAGCAATAATTGTTATTATTATAAAAGAGTATAAATTAAAACCGATTTGCCACCACATTCTATATGAAAGATAAGATATTGGTTTGCTAAATAATATTTCAATATTTCCTGTTTGAACATCTTGCATAATCATTCTGGATATTCCGCGCAAATGTAATAACATAAATGCAAAATAGAAAAAAATACTCCAAGAAGCAAAAAGAAAAGTTGTATTATTTATAACTCCACCTTTTATGTTAAAAACATACCAATATAATGCTAATAATATTCCGCATCGCGAAAAAATTAAAAAAGTATCAGCAATAAATTTATCTTGATAGTGGATACTATTTTTAAAAAGTGTTTTTAAAATTTTAATTGGTAGTCTAATTTTTTTATAAATTTTTTTATAAAGCTTTTTCATAAATGTGTCTGATTACTGTTTCTAAATCTGCACTATAAACATCAATGTCTTCAATATCAAATAAATCAAGTAATTTTTTTATAGAATCTTTAATGCTTATTTTTTTTATATCAACAATAACAGTAATTTTGTCTTTATTTTTTTTAGAATAAATAATTCCATCAGGAAGTTCTGGAAAATTTTCAAAGATATTATTTGCGATTAAATCAATATATTTTTCGCTTATAAAAGTTTTTGATAATTCGCTTGTTGGAATATCCTTAATCATAATTCCGTGATTTATTACAATTGTTCTTTCACATAAAAATTCAATATCTCCAACATCATGTGAAGTTAAAAAAATTGTTGTGTTTTCCTCTTTATTTATTTTTAATAATAAATCACGAAGCGATTTTTTCGCAACAACATCAAGTCCAATTGTTGGTTCATCAAGCAAAATAATTTTTGGTTTGTGAATTAATGAACAAGCAACTTCTGCTCGCATTCTTTGACCAAGCGAAAGTTTTCGCACTGGTTGATTGATAAATTCTTTTAAATCAAAAAGTTCCACAAGTTCTTCAATTCTTTTTTTAATTTCTTTTTCAGGAATATCATACATCACTCCAAAAAATTCAAAAGAATCTGTGAGTGGGAGATTTGGTAAAAGTTGTGATCTTTGCCCAAAAACCGTGCCAATTTGATAAGCAAGTTTTTTTCTATCTTTTGTAGGATCAAAACCAAGTATATTTATTTTTCCAGAAGTTGGAAAAAGTATTCCTGTAAGCATTTTGATTGTTGTAGATTTTCCAGCCCCATTTGGTCCAATAAAAGCTACTCTTTCTCCATTTTTAACAGAAAAAGAAATATTATCAACAGCAATAATTTCTTTTTTTTCAGGAGAAAATAAATTTTTCAACCAATTTGAAGACGATCTTTTTTGAGAAAAAGAAAATTTTTTTGTAAGATTAGATATTGTAATAGAATTGTT encodes:
- a CDS encoding tRNA 2-thiouridine(34) synthase MnmA, whose translation is MNNQKQIVVGMSGGVDSSMALVLLKKQGWKPIGVSLKYATWQDSQYQCQNQCLGVQPPNIENACCSTESFKIARNVCKKLNVPFHIINVSKDFKEKVINYFISELKNCKTPNPCVICNRHLKFKKLFEFAKKHNIKYVATGHYARKLKIKNPKLQIPNKSKTQNPKLVASKVEPSKIIRYQLLTAKDTEKDQTYSLSFLPQKWLKYIIFPLGNYTKTEIYKMAVQKGFEFFLKQKQSQDFCFIDKKSIKCFLEKEIGKKQGLIKDTKGNILGKHFGLHFYTIGQRKGIKLPKGPYFVANMDILNNILIITKNEKKLYRKEILCSPFHFISGILPENKIRIKAKIRYRQSSALATLFYISKTKIKIIFDQPQRAITPGQFAVFYSLTKISKEKDQKNICLGGGIIIK
- a CDS encoding ABC transporter, encoding MDNNSITISNLTKKFSFSQKRSSSNWLKNLFSPEKKEIIAVDNISFSVKNGERVAFIGPNGAGKSTTIKMLTGILFPTSGKINILGFDPTKDRKKLAYQIGTVFGQRSQLLPNLPLTDSFEFFGVMYDIPEKEIKKRIEELVELFDLKEFINQPVRKLSLGQRMRAEVACSLIHKPKIILLDEPTIGLDVVAKKSLRDLLLKINKEENTTIFLTSHDVGDIEFLCERTIVINHGIMIKDIPTSELSKTFISEKYIDLIANNIFENFPELPDGIIYSKKNKDKITVIVDIKKISIKDSIKKLLDLFDIEDIDVYSADLETVIRHIYEKAL